A stretch of Gemmatimonadota bacterium DNA encodes these proteins:
- a CDS encoding cytochrome b/b6 domain-containing protein, which translates to MLGVTAFLPIIGIRFEWVPMHWMAGVVLTLAVLFHLYRVFFVHGLGNMMPGTDDVREIGRDLRGRDQSGLSEAKFDALQKGYHAAASVTVLVAVATGLLMLAKIDTTFWRRDPSILSDQAWGIVYVLHGASAMLLLFLFIIHVYFAFGPEYRAYLLSIL; encoded by the coding sequence GTGCTCGGTGTCACCGCATTCCTTCCGATTATCGGGATCCGATTCGAATGGGTTCCCATGCACTGGATGGCAGGGGTCGTCCTGACGCTCGCGGTGCTGTTTCACCTCTACAGGGTTTTTTTCGTTCACGGACTGGGCAACATGATGCCCGGTACCGATGATGTCCGCGAGATCGGGCGGGATCTTCGCGGGAGAGACCAGTCCGGGCTGTCCGAAGCGAAGTTCGACGCACTTCAAAAGGGATATCACGCCGCGGCATCGGTAACGGTCCTGGTGGCGGTTGCGACCGGACTGCTCATGCTGGCAAAGATCGACACGACATTCTGGCGTCGCGATCCATCGATTCTTTCCGACCAGGCATGGGGCATCGTGTACGTCCTCCACGGGGCTTCGGCGATGTTGCTCCTTTTCCTTTTCATTATCCATGTTTACTTCGCGTTCGGACCAGAGTACCGCGCATACCTGCTTTCCATTCT